One genomic segment of Blattabacterium sp. (Blaberus giganteus) includes these proteins:
- a CDS encoding polyprenyl synthetase family protein, giving the protein MKIILEEIKTTIKKEIEKFEKQFIYIIKSNVSLIDQITHYLTHRKGKLIRPMFVFLIAKMLGNIQKKTYHTACLIELIHTATLVHDDVIDNSLLRRDSFSINAIWKNKIAVLIGDYLLSKSLLIATNNNYYDLLKIVCKTIKNMSEGELLQMEKSKKLNISEKIYNRIIYHKTASLIAASCEAGARSVNTDEKTALKMRKFGIFAGIAFQIKDDLFDYEEKNESFTGKPVGIDLREKKITLPLIYTIQKASQKDQQHILNYIKNYDNKKRYKIIDYVKKYGGLEYATKKMIRFRNNALEILEIYPEGTIKRALKMMVNFIVERNR; this is encoded by the coding sequence AGCAACGTATCTCTTATAGATCAAATAACACATTATCTAACTCATAGAAAAGGAAAACTAATTCGTCCTATGTTTGTTTTTTTAATAGCTAAAATGTTAGGAAACATACAAAAAAAAACATATCATACCGCTTGTTTAATTGAATTAATACATACAGCTACACTTGTACATGATGATGTTATAGATAATAGTTTACTTCGCCGTGATTCTTTTTCTATTAATGCAATATGGAAAAATAAAATAGCAGTTTTAATTGGTGATTACTTACTTTCTAAAAGTCTTTTAATTGCAACAAATAATAATTATTATGATTTGCTAAAAATTGTATGTAAAACCATAAAAAATATGAGTGAAGGAGAATTATTACAAATGGAAAAATCCAAAAAACTAAATATTTCCGAAAAAATTTATAATCGAATTATTTATCATAAAACAGCAAGTTTGATTGCTGCTTCTTGTGAGGCAGGTGCACGCTCTGTTAATACAGATGAAAAAACTGCTTTAAAAATGAGAAAATTTGGAATTTTTGCAGGAATTGCTTTTCAAATTAAAGATGATTTGTTTGATTATGAAGAAAAAAACGAAAGTTTTACGGGAAAACCTGTAGGAATAGATTTAAGAGAAAAAAAAATAACACTTCCACTTATTTATACGATTCAGAAAGCATCTCAAAAAGATCAGCAACATATATTAAATTACATAAAAAATTATGACAATAAAAAAAGATATAAAATAATTGATTATGTAAAAAAATATGGAGGGTTAGAATATGCAACTAAAAAAATGATTAGATTCCGTAATAATGCATTAGAAATTTTAGAAATTTATCCAGAAGGAACAATCAAAAGAGCATTAAAAATGATGGTGAATTTTATTGTGGAAAGAAATCGGTAA
- a CDS encoding toprim domain-containing protein, producing the protein MKKNLVIVESPTKAHTIQTFLGKSYYVVSSYGHIIDLPDKEIGVKIQENFKPNYVI; encoded by the coding sequence ATGAAAAAAAATTTAGTAATTGTAGAATCACCTACTAAAGCACATACAATACAAACATTTCTTGGAAAAAGTTATTATGTAGTATCCAGTTATGGACATATTATAGATTTACCAGATAAGGAAATAGGAGTTAAAATTCAAGAAAATTTTAAACCTAATTACGTAATATGA